ttaataATAAGCAACGCCTGCTAGCGTACCGCCCAAAATTATTGAAATGCCATTCAGGGCCGTGCTCAAACCCGTGTCAGGCGCAGGTTTGAGCATGCACCACGCCTTCCTTTTGGATTTCCAATAAGTCAGCCTATTGGTTCCCTCTGCAGATCACTCTGGCTTCCAGACAGCCGAACTTCCCTGCCAAAAATCACAGGAATGATGCCAGTGATCAGAGCGGAAGGGAAAGAGATTCCACTCAACGCAAGCAAGAATTCTGAAACAGACTGAATAACTAAGTTGAAAGTTTGACAGCAATTTGGACTGAAGGCTTTTCTCAGAATTCACTTTAAGACACACAATTCTACATCTCGGGCGTGAGCATGCACCACGCCTTCCTTCGCCCGGTGGTGCATTGGATTTTAATTGTCAGCTTATTGGTTCCCTCTGCAGATCAATCTGGCCTCCAGCCAGCCGAACGCCGCTGCCAAAAATCACAAAAATGATGGTAGTGACCCGAGCGGAACGGAGAGAGATTCCGCTCAGCACAAACAAGAATTCAGCagaatttaaaaagcatttcgaATTGCGAAAGCATTTCATAGGAAATATGAAACAGATTGAATAACATAGTTGAAAGTTCGACAGCAATTTGGACCGAAGGCTTTACTCAGAATTCACCTTAAGAGACATCTCGATGGTCTCACAAGGGGACCAATAGGGAAGATGTTCAGAAGACATGAAAATTCATATTAATCGTTTGACTGCTCTACGCGCCCCCATTGCAACCCTACCCTAACTAGAGAAGggattaaatacaataaaacctAGATCTTATTGATAATAATCATTCATATTTTCTTCATTTTTATCAATATTGTTATTAGTTTTAGCTACTACTATGGGACTAACTGACATTTATAAACGGCAGAAAATCCCTGCATAATGAAGAAGCCCTAAATACATGGGAGTAAATTAACTAGGTAATAACAGGATCTACCagacaattacaattacaattggggcatttagcttttatccaaagcgacttacatcggttaatacactcattgacacaccgacggcagagtcaaccatgcaaggtgacagcaaGCTCGTCAGgatcagttagggttaagtgtcttgtgctcagggacacatcaacattggagctggggatcgaaatAGCAACCTTTCCGACATTTACAATTTCAGAAAATTCCTGCTCAATGAATAAGCCCTAAATACATGGGTAAGTGAACTAGTTAATACCAGGATCTACCATACGGTGAGCAAGTGGCAATGCACTGTAAACACTGGCTACTGTTTAAAGTGGGTGGGCCTAATGCACTGTAAACACTGGCTACTGGTCAAAGTGGTCGGGCCTAATGCACTGTAAACACTGGCTACTGGTCAAAGTGGTCGGGCCTAATGCACTGTAAACACTGGCTACTGGTCAAAGTGCGAGGGCCTAATGCACTGTAAACACTGGCTACTGGTCAAAGTGCGAGGGCCTAATGCACTGTAAACATTGGTTTCTTGTCAAAGTGCGAGGGCCTAATGCACTGTATACATTGGTTTCTTGTCAAAGTGGTCGGGCCTAATGCACTGTATAAACTGGCTGCTAGTCAAAGTGGTCGGGCCTAATGCACTGTAAACACTGGCTACTGGTCAAAGTGGGTGGGCCTAATGCACTGTATGCACAGAAAAATTGGTCGGGCTTAGAGAGCAGGTGCCATCCATTGCACATATTCATTATTTACTTGGCTGCCCATGTACTAAGCAGTCTtatctgttgttgtgttgttttacaTGGTGTGGATAAGGCCGCTAACGAAGCCCAGAAGGGACAGAGGGGATCCTTGTGCCAGTAAGAAAACAAAAGGCATTCCAACACCTCAAAGACAAGAGACATGAAGACAAACGGGTCTGGAGGCCACAGAGTCACTTCCTCATTCCACATGTAGATAGGACTCTGAAGAGATTTATATTAATCTCTCTAAAGCTCTACGTGGGCTCAGAGCGTAGCGTCCCTAATCTCCTTGATCTGGACCCTGTTATAGAAATGATACCAGTGGtggttagatagatagatagatagatagatagatagatagatagatagatagatagatagatagatagatagatagatagatagatagatagatagatagatagatagatagatagatagagagatagagagatagagagatagagagatagagagatagatagatagatagagagatagatagagagagagagatagatagagatagatagagagatagagagagatagatagatagatagatagatagatagatagatagatagatagatagagagatagagagatagagagagatagatagatagatagatagatagatagatagatagatagatagatagatagatagatagatagatagatagatagatagatagatagatagatagatagatagatagatagatagatagagagatagagagatagagagatagagagatagatagatagatagatagatagagagatagatagagagagagagatagatagagatagatagagagatagagagagatagatagatagatagatagatagagagatagagagatagagagagagatagatagatagatagatagatagatagatagatagatagatagatagatagatagatagatagatagatagatagatagatagatagatagatagatagatagatagatagatagatagatagatagatagatagatagatagatagatagatagatagatagatagatagatagatagatagatagatagatagatagatagatagatagatactttaataatcccagagggaaattatttattttatttatttattatttagcaCCGGGTCCGGGTTCAAACCCCAGTGGGGGGGACCTTTTTGCTTGGGGTTTGAGTGTTCTCCCCACATTCACGAGGGTTTCTTCCCAAAAAAAAAGACTCCTGCCGCGGCCCTTGTTCTAGACACTAGGCAGTCGCCCTGGAGTCGGTCCTGTGGCTGCACTGTGGCTGCACTACTCTTCCTGGTGACGGGCATCGCAGCCGACACCaggtagaggggaggggaggaagaggaggggtatGAAAAGGACTGGACCCCCAAAGCCAGGTCCaccagggaggaagaggaggtggaggaagaggactgGACCCCCACAGGCCCAaaagggaagaagaggagggggaggaagaggtgggggaggggaggcagaTCACTTGACCCCCATATGCCCaccagggaggaagaggagaaagaggagggggaggaagaggaatggACCCAAACAGGCCCACCAGGGAGGAAAAGGACTGGACACCAACAGGCCaaccaggggggagaggagggcggaGAAGCTTACGCTTCACTGAGATGATAGGGGTGACATGGCTGCAGCTACTAACTACAGCAGTCAGCCTCCGGTTCCTCTGACAGACAGATCCTCAGTGTGGTTCACAGCTGGAGACGGGCTTTCTCCGTAGCCCCAGCTTAGGAACTATATTGgtgggatttaaaaaaaaaaaaaggacaaaaacaTATTCTTATTCACTTGCATACAGTGCTTGGTGTATTAGTATTCAACTGTCTATGGGTTGTCAGCTCCTGTTTCATTGTCTGGTGTATGCACTCTATTTACAGTTCATATTCTCTGTGTGCTTAACTGAGTAATAATCGGAACAGCTCTTTGGTGCAAACATGCGTGTTATTTAAGGTAATTTAAAACGTAGATAATGCAATTCCCTAACTCAAAAACATTTGAGTTAGGGAAATTTGCATACAACTTAGTTTCGATTTAACAGGATGTCAAACATTCAAATGAAAATGACCTGCAAAACACGACTACATGGCCGGTAccattaaatgaataaataccacTTAAACCATTTGGAAAAATAAATTAAGTAGGAGGCTACATAGAATTCGTGGATGTATTAAAGGAACATCAGTAGTCCCAGTAACAGCTTGAGCTTTCAAACATACCATAGGTCCATGGTTTGTTCAGGCGTGCATGTTTCCACCGCGGTGATTGGCTGACCGTTAAACTGCGCTTCCGGGGTACCAGAGGGAGGATAGAAGGTACAACTGCCTAACGAAGACAACCGTTATCAGTCGCACATTACCCTTTTTTAAATGGAGGTCTTTGGCTTTTTCTTGGTGGTTTTCTCTGCATCGCTGGCCCCGGGTAAGAAGACCGTAACGAATATTTTAAAGCTGAACGATTTTAAATTGTTGTCACGTGCCTAAATTGAATCGCCATGTTCGTTTAAATGGCTTTCCAATGCgaacattattttattatttattttttatgttgttgttatgtGCATTCGGACTGTTCTGCATGAGACTGTTGTCCGTCTTTTTGGACAGGAGAGTTCCGATTCATCGACGAATACTCCAAGAGCGACATCAGTCACGAGACCCTGGTAAGCTGTTTCAATACGGGAACCAATAAAGCTGACCTAACAGTGTTCGTATAACatgctttatttttataaaatgacAAACATGTGACATTAGTGTCCTTCTCCCTGCGCTGTATAAATAAAACGAAAGTGAAATTCTGGCTTCAGAACAGAATATCTGTCTTGTTCCTAGAGTCCTGATATTTGTTCAGAATGCAGCCAGATTATGAATATAACCTCAGAAAAAGGCTCCAACGACGACACACAGGTGAGAATATTGCCATTTAATTTGCAGCAACGTGTTGTGagaaacaataataatttaacttaaatagaataataatagaATAAATGCAGGTTGCATAAATGAACCATTTCCTCTCCACCTACCAACTTCCTCTATCACTGTTGCCGAACAAAGGCAAAGATAGAAATGCTGTTTGTAATTGCGACACCAATGTGGGGTACTTCTGCAGGAACCGCTTCATGAGAAGCTGAAACACCTGTGCAGGCGCCTCAGCAGTGATGAACACGATGACTGCAAATCTCGAGTGGACACCTATCTACCTGAGATCGCTCGAATGGTGAGAGCTGAAATGTTAACTCCAAGGCTGGTTATGGTGTGTTTAAAGGGCTGGTTCAGGCCTGTTTAAAGGGCTGGTTACGGCCTGTATAAAGGGCTGGTTACGGCCTGTATAAAGGGCTGGTTACGGCCTGTATAAAGGGCTGGTTACGGCCTGTTTAAAGGGCTGGTTACATCCTTTTTAAGGGCTGGTTACGGCCTTCTTAAAGGGCTGGTTACGGCCTTCTTAAAGGGCTGGTTACGGCCTGTTTAAAGTGCTGGTTAAGGCCTGTTTAAAGGGCTGGTTACGGCCTGTTTAAAGGGCTGGTTACATCATTTTTAAGGGCTGGTTACGGCCTTCTTAAAGGGCTGGTTACGGCCTTCTTAAAGGGCTGGTTACGGCCTGTTTAAAGGGCTGGTTAAGGCCTGTTTAAAGGGCTGGTTAAGGCCTGTTTAAAGGGCTGGTTACGGCCTGTTTAAAGGGCTGGTTACGGCCTGTTTAAAGGGCTGGTTACGGCCTGTTTAAAGGGCTGGTTACGGCCTGTTTAAAGGGCTGGTTAAGGCCTGTTTAAAGGGCTGGTTACGGCCTGTTTAAAGGGCTGGTTACGGCCTGTTTAAAGGGCTGGTTACGGCCTGTTTAAAGGGCTGGTTACGGCCTGTTTAAAGGGCTGGTTACGGCCTGTTTAAAGGGCTGGTTACGGCCTAGTTTAAAGGGCTGGTTACAGCCTTTTTAAAGGGCTGGTTACGGCCTGTATAAAGGGCTGGTTACGGCCTGTATAAAGGGCTGGTTACGGCCTGGATAAAGGGCTGGTTACAGCCTTTTTAAAGGGCTGGTTACAGCCTTTTTAAGGGCTAGTTACAGCCTTTTTAAGGGCTGGTTACGGCCTGTTTAAAGTGCTGGTTACGGCCTGTTTGAAGGGCTGGTTACGGCCTGTTTAAAGGGCTGGTTACGGGCTGTTTAATGGGCAGGTTACAGCGCATTTTGTTGCTATGCTAAGTATGACTTTGGACGTGACAATAACCTAACCCCCGCCCGTAGAAGCCCCGTGAGGTGTGCCAGGTCCTGGGCCACTGTGTTCTGGGAGTGGTCGGACCTGCTCAGGTCGTCCCCCGGACGgtggcctctcctcctccgttcAGCCCTGACCTCAGTACTCAGGTCAGTCCAAACAGTCCTACTCAACAAGGTACATGTCATATGTTTATATGACAGTTTGAACAATGCATCTCACCTGAAAAGTATCAGATAGTATTGGATCCTTCGATCTGCTTTTGAAGAATCAAACCAGATTGTTCCAGCTTCCATCCCGTTAATATCCAATATCCAATTTGACCTGGATATTAGCTATCATACAAAAGTGCGCTTCTATGAATTCACTTTTTGTCTGTATAGTACCATATCCCACTAACACTGaacacaactctctccagttCAGCCCTCAGTGCACACTGTGTCTGTTCCTGATCAGAAAGATGGAGGACATGCTGCCTAAAAACAGGACTGAGGTGAGCCTTCTTCGAACCTCCTGCTGGGGTTGCATTTCATTCAAAAGTAGAAGGCCACACAGCAACGGCAGGGGGGGTTTGCCTCCAGCTCTCCAGCTTTTCATCGTCAACTCAGTGAAGTGATAGACCAGCTATAGACATGGGTAGAAGGGCTACAGGGAGAGGCTCTCAATGGGAATGCAGTGGCTCTCACCTCACACTGTGTGTCTGATCGGAAGTCATATTCATACTGTCAAATTGATATAGATTCAAGAGAGGCAGGAGTCACATAATGCAAACCAATCTACACGTTGGGTTTCCTTTGAAGGGTTAGACATATTGTTCAAGGGAGGACTTGTGTGAATACAATCATAATGCATATGAAGCAAATGTTTTACAATCAGGCAATGGGATTGGATTGGTGTAACACACCAAAAGAACAGCAAAACCCCTTTGCTTTGTCTCCCTGCCACCCCACAGCTTGAAGTTACCCTCCACTTCCAATGATCTCATTTGAGCTCCAGCCACAAACACTAGACCACTAGACAAAGTCACCTGACCACGACAGGTCACCTGACTCCTACATGTCACCTGACCCCTACAGGTCAACTGACTGCTACAGGTCACCTTACTGCTACAGGTCACCTGATCCCTACAGGTCACCTGACTCCTTCAGGTCACCTGACCCCTACAGGTCCACTGACTCCTTCAGGTCACCTGACCCCTACAGGTCCCCTGACTCCTTCAGGTCACCTGACCCCTACAGGTCCCCTGACTCCTTCAGGTCACCTGACCCCTACAGGTCCCCTGACTCCTCCAGGTCACATGAAGCCTCCAGGTTATCTGTACCATTAGACAGCAAAACCATTTCAACCTCTCAGGCTGCACCCTGCATGGATCCTGGGTGTTTGGGCCGTCCTTCCCTTTGACCGTGTCTCAGTGTGACGGGCAGCGATGAGATATACACGACTCTCTTCTCCCCCGGCAGGACGCGGTGGTGAAGCTCATGGGACAGGTGTGCGCTCTGCTCCCCAGCAGCTACAAGAGGAAATGCAACGACTTCATTGATAAATATGGAAAGCAGATCGTTGAGTTTCTGATGTCCTCAGCGGCTCCGCATTCGATCTGTGCTCTGCTGCACCTCTGCCTGCTGGAGGAGGCGTCAACTGTGGGTGAGGAAACGCAACGTGAGGCTCAGCTCCATGTTCGTGGTAGAAATGGGacgtgtatttcattgttgacCTCCCCAGAGATGCTGCCTCCATCCTTGGACTGCCAGGCGTGTCGTCACCTGTTAGTTCTCAGCAAGCTTCACCTCGACCTCAACTCCACCCGGCCCATCCAGACCTCCAATTTCCtcgggtctgtctgtctccagcaCCCTAACGCTATCCCTAAGGTACACCCACCGTTCACATCTGGATGGAGTCAACATATCATGAATGGAACTGAACAAATACTAAAGTACTGGTGTGGAAATGAGTGGAAACACTCCCGTctcttgtgtgtctgcgtttctCTCTTCTAGTGCGAGGTGTTTCTGAAAAACTTTGGGTCTCGGCTGCAAAGGGTTCTGGGAAACCAGTTGGACTCTTCAGATCCCTGCGAGGTGAGATGTGTTATCATTAAAGTGTTTGTCTCAGTGAACGATATTTCATATGGTCGACAAACGAGAAGCAAAAAGAGAACTATGTCCTTGTCCTATTGCTTCTGGTTCCCAACAACGTTAAATGATCTGTGTCTGGTTCCTCTTTTCCGTTTTTTTAAACGTTTGACTTCTACTGTTCTTTCCTCTAGAGAGCAGAGCTATGTGCTGCGGTGAaagtctcctccagctcccagaCACAGCACTGTAACCTGGGGCCAACCTTCTGGTGCCAGGACGTGAAGTCGGCGCTAATGTGTGGCGTGAGTGCCTTCTGTTAGGTTCCTTCTGTTTCTTTTAAACCCTTAATTCTAAATTATCATATCATCCCAGCAgctattttcatattttcagCAAAATTGTGTGCCCTCTGTGTACCATGGTCGGTCAAAAATATTCAACCAGCCAGCAAAAGAACAACCAATGAGGGCCGGTCGCGACTGCTCATCAATATCTTCGGCAAAGTCAGGTTCCTGTTGCCTTTCTCCTTTTTGGGGTCTTCCGACGTCGTGGAGGGGTGTAGGGCACAGGGACGTTTTCAACGTTTTCTCTGTTAGGAATCGGACTAATCTGTGTTCATCCAAACACTCAAGTCACACAGTCATACATTTCAAAGATGTCTGAACTATGTGGGTAACTGACTGATTAAGTCCAACTAGTGGTCGGAATCCGATCaagtcctcctctccccttgggTTCACTAACTCCAGCAAGGACACCTGGACGGCCTCGGCCTTCTCAAGGGGGAGGTCTCTTCCTCACAGCCTGATATGGATCAATACAAGTCATTCATTACCTAGGgtaaaggcccattcacaccctacggtaaatacggatacggaccctttcgtccggtcccggaggtgtttcgtccgtcaatgggtccgtcgcctctgagcttacgaatccggagtgctccgggagaaacggagcaataccatCGTAAAAATCGAGGTGGCAGTatagtcaaaagtcagaccattcgcgaaaatagatagagtagtacaatgagttgtaactggtcatttgacagcattttgaggagataatctgcgggttggtgaggggtgtcacatgccaccgccgcctaggcctacactttttgcacattttttttgccgatttcagatgacacaaagcaaaatcatctctacagatgtcatgtttgcgattattgatgccgttaatttgtgaaacgacagtccctctagaggatttattgcgtaacatccataacaacgctgaaaccagacggaggtatgaagggtagttccggaGGCAACGTTTGGGGCGGACGGATGAATTTCGTCCAGATCCAGAGGTCTTTTTTTAAATCGGCCTTTAAGCGGTCTCCCTCCAGGGAGTGGGGTTAAACCGGGCTTGGTATATGTTAATGGTATCTTCAATACACTTCTTCGACCAAGGAGCTTACCTACGAGCCTGCTCGATTCGCCAGATCTTCACTGTGCGAGAATCCATCTTGCCACGTCTGTGCATGTGCTGTGGTCAGAACCCCTGTGGGTCGAGTCAATCACTACGTGATGGACCGACGGGTCAACCAAACACCGGCCATGTATTTTACCCTTTTCCAGTTTCCAAGGATGAAGCCCTGATGATTTAACAAACCGTCTGGTGTCAGATTACGACCCAACCTGTTATGTCCATTTAATGCATATGATGACAGACGGCGTAGTGTTGCAACAGTACAGTATTCAGACCGTGTCGGTGAGCGCTGGTATGTTGGGGTGGTGCCCCTCTCCAGCGTCA
The Gadus macrocephalus chromosome 6, ASM3116895v1 DNA segment above includes these coding regions:
- the sftpbb gene encoding surfactant protein Bb codes for the protein MEVFGFFLVVFSASLAPGEFRFIDEYSKSDISHETLSPDICSECSQIMNITSEKGSNDDTQEPLHEKLKHLCRRLSSDEHDDCKSRVDTYLPEIARMKPREVCQVLGHCVLGVVGPAQVVPRTVASPPPFSPDLSTQFSPQCTLCLFLIRKMEDMLPKNRTEDAVVKLMGQVCALLPSSYKRKCNDFIDKYGKQIVEFLMSSAAPHSICALLHLCLLEEASTVEMLPPSLDCQACRHLLVLSKLHLDLNSTRPIQTSNFLGSVCLQHPNAIPKCEVFLKNFGSRLQRVLGNQLDSSDPCERAELCAAVKVSSSSQTQHCNLGPTFWCQDVKSALMCGNLAYCKKHLWR